GCTTTGATACAGGGCGATCCGCTGCGTAGCGTGATCAACGACAAGCTCGCCTTTCCCGATCTGCTGGCCGAAACATTCAACATCTGGTCGTTCATGCTCTTCAGCGGATATCTCAAAGCATACGACCCGGTAAAAACCGGCGACGACCTGACCGAATACACCCTGCAGGTACCCAACAGGGAAGTAAGGACGGTATTCTTTACCATCATCCGCAGCTGGATCAACAACAGCCCCGTAAAGAACGAACGACTCGAACTCATGCTCCGCGCATTGGACGAAAACAATATGCCGATCTTCCGCCGCCTGCTCAACGACTTCGTCGTCAATTCGCTTTCGTATTACGACACTTCCGGACGCGATCCGGAGAAAGTCTACCAGGCCTTCCTGCTGGGGTTGCTCGTCAGCAACAGCGCCTACGAAGTGAGCAGCAACCGCGAATCGGGCCTCGGACGTTACGACATCCTGCTACGGCCACGCGACCTGAGTAAACGGGGTATCATTATCGAACTCAAGCTCTACGACCCGTTGTACGACGAGTCCGTCGAAGCCATCCTCGACTCCGCCCTCCGGCAGATCGAAGACAAACAATACGCCGCTACGCTCCGCCAGGCCGGTGTCGGCGAGATACTTAAAATGGCGATCACCTTCGACGGCAAGCAGGTCTATGTGAAGACTGTCGAATAACCGAATAACAAATAATTCCATTCCTTTCAATCGCATCTGTAAACAATAAACGGATGCACCGATCGTTACGCAGCCTCCAGGCCGGGGGTTGCGCAACTGTTCGTGTGCGTTCGTATAACTGAAATAACACTGGTATTAACCGGGACAGAATAAAAAAACGCTGTCCCACAAAAGAATAAATTATGGCAAACACACTGAAAGTCTGGATGGCACCCAATACGGTGACATCCGACCCGAAAGACAGGATCTTTCTGCTGGAAACGACCGGCAATGCCAACATCGACAAAATCTACGAAGAAATGCGTGCCGAAGACACCGGGTTGCGTCCCGAAACCATCACACATGTTGTCACCCTCTTCGAGCGCGTCTGTGCCCGTATGCTGATGAACGGATGGCAACTCAACACCGGGCTGTTCTACGCCGTACCCCGCCTGTTGGGGCTGGCGGAAGACGGCAAATGGAACCCTGAAACGAACAACATCTACGTAGCCTTCACACAAAACAAGGTGGTACGCGAAGAGATCGGGAAAACCGCCATCAGTATCCTGGGCGAAAAAGCCGACGTGATGTACATCATCGGAACGGAAGACCGCAAGACAGGCCTGAAAGACGGTACCATGACACCGGGACGCAACTTCTTCGTGCGCGGTGCCAACCTCAAAGTGACGGGCACCGACGCATCCGTAGGCGTCAGCCTGACCAATACGAAAACGAAAGCCGTAGTGAAACTCGACGACGACATGATCACGAAAAACAACCCGTCCGAACTAACCTTGTTGATCCCCGCCGACCTGGCCGACGGCAACTATCTGCTGACCGTACGTACCCAGTTCGGTACCAGCAACCATCTGCTGAAAGAGCCGCGCGAAGTATCCGTCGACGTACATGTGGGAGCCGGAGGCGGCGGAGAAGACGATCGCCCCGTCATCGAATAAGACAACAGCCGGGAAGCCGCCCTTCCCAGCGTTGGGAAGTGTCTCTTCCCAGTACTGGGAACTGTGACTTCCCAACACCGGGAACCGCAACTTCCCGGAATGAAACAAATATCAATTTTTCAACGAATAATATGTTTAATTAAAAAACAACGAACATGAATGTTAAAAGTTTAATGCTGCTCCTCGCCATCGCAGGCCTGGGAGCAGGTTGCTCAGAAGATATCGAGAACGGAGGCGACTCTTCCGCGACCGGTACCCGAAGCGAAATTCAAATCGAAATGAGCGGAACCAGCGAGAGCCAGGAGTATACCAAGGCGATCGCTTCTGAAAGTGAGAACCAGATCAACGACCTCAAGGTCTACCTCTTTGCCGCCGCCCAGCAGGACGGCCCTTACTACTACCTGGAAACATGGCAGGAAGGGACGGCCTACGACCCGGCAAACCCCACAACCACCAACTTCAAGAAACAGGCTTCCGGCTCTTCCTGGAAAGCCTCGATCTATCCGAACGAGCTGAAAGGCGTACCTTTCATCAAACTCCTGTGTGTGGCAAATAACGGATCGAACGACGTGACCGACGGCAAGTTCTACGATGCCGACGGTACGGAGATTTTCAATGCCGCCGCCCCACTGACAGCCGTAACGACCGACAACGATGGTAAAATCACCAATGCCGATGCAGCAACGACGGAAACAGCCTTCAAAGCGGCCTATACCCGCCAGATGAAAAATGAGGCGGATGGGACGAAAGACATCATCCTGACCCCGCTTCTGATGACCGGCGACGGACAGACCAAAATCAGCGGCAGCGTGTCGAAGGTAAACATCACCCTGCGCCGCGCCATGGCCCGTTTCGACATCGACAACACCACGTCGAAATCGAACCTCACCATCGAGACCATCACCCTGGCAAATGCCCGTAAGAACACTTCCCTGTGGAATGCCACGCTGAGCGCCGTCGGAGACAAGGCTGCCGATCTGATGACCTACGCCCCCGTCACCTTCCCCGCAGAAAACACGGGAGCCAACAACGGCGTGAAGGAAAGCGCCATCTATGTCTACCCGGGACTGGCAACCGACGAAAGCTACCTCGTGATCGAAGGTACGTATAAAAGCCCGGTGACAACCCAGCAGGTGCCCGTCACCTACAACGTACCTATCCAGAAAACCAACGGCGCGGATGCCCAATATGTCGATATCAAGGCCAACAGCCGTTACAAGCTGAAGATCACCGATGTGACACAGGCAGCCATCTACGGTACATTCGAGATAGAAGACTGGACTTCGGGCGGCGGTATCAACATCAAACCGGATAACGACACACCGGTATTCGACCCGGCTACCGGATTTGCACCCGATGCCGCCGGTAGCAATGCCGACCTGCCTGTCGCCATCACGAATGCCGACGGTACGACTTCGACAACGGAATTCAAAGTGGTCGACAACAAGTCGTTCAAGGTAACGATTGCCGCTACCGGTAAAGTACGTGCCGAAAAGTCTGCCTACACGAAAACCCCCACCGACGGCTGGCTCGAAATCAGCGACCCGGCAACAGAAGAAAAAGACGGCGTATGGTATACTACCTTCACGCTCACTTCTACCAACGCTACCGGTCAGCAGCCGATCCTGGTGAATTTCATCAACGAAGCCGCCTCCTATGATCCGGCCCTCTGGAAAACACTGGTGTTCTACGGACCGCTCGCTGCTCCCGTACTGACCGAAGCCGCTGCAGGCCACAGCCTGGGCAACACGATGAAGACGGACGTAACTCCGGTTACCGCCTCTATGTATAAGGTAAACGGCAGCTACATCACGATCCAGGCGAAATGTATCGAAGGGGTGAAAGTAAAAGTTCCTGCCGGATTTGCCGCAGCCGAACAGGTAGGCGAAATCGCCGACTACACCGCTACATACAAATTGAAGATCAGCGATGTAGCCCAGTTGGGAGAAAGTTCTGTTACCATCTCCGTACAGAATGCCGAAGACGAAACTGTCAAGAGTGACATCGAGGTGACCCTGGAAGAACCGGACATGACTTCCGAACTGAATGCGGATGCCAATAATATCGCTACCATCAGCGGTAGTGCGGCTGCTTATACGATCAAGACGGATATAGACCTGTTGGCTTCCGGCAACTATACCTTCAAGATCAATTCTCCGCTGGGTGTAACTGTCGAGCTCCCGTCAGGAAAATGGCTCAATGTAACAGAACAGACGGCATTCGACGGAACCTGCACGGTTTACCGGGTCGCTAAATCAAGTGTTGAGACATACGACGATTTCGATATCGTATTCATCAACAAACTGGACGCAAACGACAAGCTGACGGTAACGATGAACAAGGCTTACAGCAAACCGAAACTGGATGCTGCCACAAGCGGAGATAAGAGCGAGTTCAACGAAGCTTTGGCGATTGCAGCCGACGGCTACTCAGCAACGGTCAACATGTACAAGGCTAACGACAGCAAGGTCTTCATCAAGATGACTTGTGCGGAAGCTGCTACCTTCGCCAGCGTGAGCGGATTAAGCGTGACGAAACAGAGCGACGATAATTACGAAATCAAGGTTACCGACGCTTCACAGCTCACCGATGCCACTACGGAATTGGTTGCTTCCAACAGTAGCGATACCGAACGTAAGGCTAAACTTACGATTACCTGGAAGGATCCGGCTATCACATTCGAAAAGACAGTGGACTCAGCCAATGCTGCTTCTATCGAGGGAGATAATATCAATGTAACGGGAACAACCTTTGCCGATAACTACGGAACCCTGAAAATCACAATTAAGGGCTACAAAGGTTCTGCTATCTCCGTTCCTGATTTAAGCAACACATGGGCCGGTATTGCCGGTAAGACACCTGCCGCTATCGGGGATGACGGAATAGCCGAAATCACATTCTCTGCCGCAACAGCCGTTAATACAGATGATACAGGCAACATCACGATTACCGTTACCAACGGTGTTACCAATGGTGGCGACAAGACAATCACTTTAGTCAAGAAGTAAAACCAACAGGGGTATGTCGGGGTAACGACCGGCAAACGCCGGATACCGACAGCCGACATACCTCTCTAACAAACAAGCATATGAACATAAAATATAAACTATCCGTTTTCGCCGCCTCCCTTCTGCTGATGGCGTGCACGAGCGAGAACGAGCTGGTGAACCCGACACCCGACGAAACCGGACAGGACGACGCTGCCAAAAGGGAAGTGTTGCTCACCTTCAAGAACAAATTGAATGTGGCTTCCGGCAAGACGAAAGCCGAAGGCGACCCGATCGCCACCGCCGAGGAAAACTATATCCGCTCGTTGGACATCTACGTGTTCGGCTCGAAAGACGAAATCAACGGTTACACCTTCCAGGAACTCCATTATTACCGCGACGACGCCTCCACCGTGGCAGGCGACGGCGACTGGGCACACAGTTTCAACCTGCTGGCTTCTGCCGAAGACAACGTAACAACAGCCTTGCTGAAATTGCAGAAAGGACTGTTCATAAAGCTCTATTGCGTAGTCAACCGGACTGTACTCTATCAGACAACCCCTGAAGGAACGGTGGAAGCCTATACCGCTTTCACCCCGCTCCGGCAGGATGCACCCGGACAGCCGGTAAACAATGTGGTCGATGGTGTTCCGACGGAAAAAGACTTCCTCAAACTGCACACGGCACTGATCGACCCCGCTGCCGCCGTTCCGACGGAAGACGATATCCTGCAGACACCGCTGCCGATGACGGGATCGCATACGACTCCGATCGACCTGACCGATTTTTCCGTCTCGGCACGTACGCAACTGAGTTTCAAACTGACACGTATGGCCGCCCGTTTCGATATCGTGAACAATGCGGCTACCTCCAAATTCACGGTCGAAAGCATCTCGATGGGCAACGGACAAAGGGGGACAAGCTTCTTCCCCGTCAAGACACTGGGAAAATCGGAAACCGACCGGATCACTTACCCGGCACGCGCCATAACAGCCGACAACCAGGTAGAAGGCAACGCCACGACAACCGGCGCTTTCTACAGCTGGCCCAGCCCGCAGAACGATCAGGGTTATCTGATCCTGAAAGGGAAATATACCGTCAACAAAACGGAAACGCAGGACGTCTCTTATAAGGTTCCTTTCCAGCAGATGGCAAACGGCGTAGGCAGCTATATCGAAGTGGCCAACAACCACCGCTACACCATCGCCATCACGAAGGCCGACACCTATCACCTGGATTTCACCCTCAACGTATCCGAATGGTCGGACGAAGGCGATATCGACGAGTACGACCCGAACAAGGGTAACGACTTCGACAAGGCTGCCGTCGAGCTTATCACCGATGGCGGTGCTTCTACGGGCGCTTATGTGATGGCAAACGGATCGATCGCCGTACTGCCGCAAGACGGCAGCAAGTTCGCTTTCACTTTGGGATCGAACACGGAATTGGAGGAAGAACTGGCCTACAAAGAAGGTTCGGCCCAATGGATCGTAGCCGACACACGCACCAAGGCCGGTTCCATCGAGACGACCTATACCTACAAAGTGGATAAAGAGGCACTCAGCGGAAAGCTCCTGCCTGTCACCATCCGCCTGAAAAACCCGGCAAGCGGCAAACGCAAAGACATCGTCGTGGCACCCACCGCAGGCCCTGAGGTAACACTCGGCGACAATGCCAGCGGCTGCTTCAGTACGTTCAAAGACGGTATGCTGACGATCTACAACGTAGCCAACCAAACTGCCAAGCTGCACGTCGTGGCCGAAGACCGCGCCGGTTCGACCGGCAGTACGCTGGCTATACAGGACAGCCCGGCATGGCTCACTGCCGATGCAACCAACCTCGACACAGCCGAAGGCGATTATACGCTGACACTGGGTAGTGCGCAGGACATGAGTACCACAGCAACCGTTACGGTTACTTCCACCGCTTCGACCGCCGCAACAACCGTCAGCGTCAAGCTGAAAGATCCGGCCATCACCGCTCCCATAGCTTCACAGTTCGGTAACGGCGACAATACGAACAACACCTTTACGCCTGCCGCCGGAGGGAATGCCTCCATCCTACTGGGCGAAGCAACTGCTGCTTCTACCTGTACGCTGGCGGTCAACTCGCCGGAAGGCATCACACCGAGCGTTAATACAGGCAGTAACTGGCTGAAGGTCACTTCGAAGGATGTAGTGAACAGCAACGGTTCGCATACGACGACCCTGACGCTCACGATCGTCGGAGAAGCTAACCTCTCCGAGGCTAAATCGGGCAGCATCTTGCTGACGAATGCTATCACCGGAGGAGGCGACCTGACAATCGACGTGTCTACGACAATCGTTCCGGTTGTTCCGTAAAGGAATATCCGTAAATAAACTAACGGAGGATATGTCGGAAGTCCGCCATGACAAAACGGACTTTTGGCATATCCTCTTCTAAACTCTACATTTATACTGAACTAAAATGAATAAACACGACTTAATAAAAGAACTATCCTCCCGACTGAATACCACACAGCAGGAATGCACTTCCCATCTGAATACTTTGCTCGACATTCTCAGCGATGAGCTGGAAAAAAAGAATTCTCTGGTACTGCAAGGTTTCGGCACCTTTCACCTATGGGAACAAACTGCCAGGGCAGGGAGGAATCCCAAAACAGGGGAAACAGTACCGATCCTTTCCCGCAACAGCGTCAAGTTCAAGGCAGGAAAGAATTTACTGAAAAAACTCAACAAAAGGGTAGATCAATAACTGCACCGCTAAATAAGGAGAATAAACTGCCTTCTGCAAACAACCCGGCTTCGGTCGGAAACAATCTTTGACGTGATGGGATTGAAAGGAACGGAAACATTATTCCTATCCTCTCAATCACATCCTTTTTATTTTTCCAGTAAAATGATCATACCGCCACGTCCCATGATCTCGCATTGGTTCAGGGAAGACAGTTTTCCTTCCCATTGTGTGTTCCGGATCTCCGGCAACAGATAGGAAGACGGCTTGAAGCCAAGCAGTTGTTCATCCAAAGTGATCTTTGCCGTTTGAGGAAGATCGGTCCAGTTTGCCAGTACGACAAGCGCTTTATCTCCGTTGATATAAACGGTAGCCGGGATATTCGTATTATCTGTTTTTACCGGACAACGTTCATCCCAATAGCCTCTCATCACGGCATTCTTCATACCGAAATCGTCCCAAATATGCCAAAACGGAACAGGGTTTCCACTCCACGGCAGGCGGGGAAGCATACCGTAGACCATTCCACGGAACACATTCCGGGCATCCAACGTTTCACTCATCAATCCGAAAGGAATACCGGACATTTCCACCAGCCAAAAGTCCAGCGTATTGTTTGCAGGGAAACCTTCACCGATCCAGGTACGGTCTACATAAGGCAGTAACTCCAAATAAAGATGCAACGAGTTTGCATAGCCGGCCCACTGATTCATATGGTTCCAGGAGTGGATATCGATCAAGCGGCGTTTACCGTCGGTATCCATTACACGGCGGGCACGTTGCAAGGTCTGATGATCCAGAGCACTGTCGTCGATATAGACACCATCCAGGCCCAGGTTTTTAATCATCCAGTCCAGCCCTTCCAGGTAGTAATTGTTCCAACGGGAGTCAGGGGTGGTGATAACCGAGATATCCATATCGCCGGCATATTTACCTTCTTTGAAAGCGTTATACCAGGCGGGGATGAAATGAGTCGTCAGGTTCTTGTTCAACCATTCGTGAGGACCGTTGCGATGGATCAGTGTACGGGCATCCTTTCCGGGACCGTCATGAATCACTTCACTGCCCAGGCTGCGCAATGCCCACAACTCCGGTATCTTCACCGTCAACTCACGGGTCGTATAATAAAGCCGGACATCCAAATCCTTGCT
This is a stretch of genomic DNA from Parabacteroides chongii. It encodes these proteins:
- a CDS encoding DUF4469 domain-containing protein produces the protein MANTLKVWMAPNTVTSDPKDRIFLLETTGNANIDKIYEEMRAEDTGLRPETITHVVTLFERVCARMLMNGWQLNTGLFYAVPRLLGLAEDGKWNPETNNIYVAFTQNKVVREEIGKTAISILGEKADVMYIIGTEDRKTGLKDGTMTPGRNFFVRGANLKVTGTDASVGVSLTNTKTKAVVKLDDDMITKNNPSELTLLIPADLADGNYLLTVRTQFGTSNHLLKEPREVSVDVHVGAGGGGEDDRPVIE
- a CDS encoding HU family DNA-binding protein — protein: MNKHDLIKELSSRLNTTQQECTSHLNTLLDILSDELEKKNSLVLQGFGTFHLWEQTARAGRNPKTGETVPILSRNSVKFKAGKNLLKKLNKRVDQ